CAATATTCGTTTTCCTTAAATGGTTTAATAAATAACATTTCTTTTAACGTTGATAACATTTTTGATCAAGAATATAGAAATCATCTTTCAAGAGTAAAATCAATTCTTCCGGAAGCTGGAAGAAATTTCAGACTATCCTATAAAATGTATTTTCATATGTGATTTTTATCATTTTATTTAAGTAAAATATACGATATTTTATCTTAATTAAAGATTAAAAAGTAATGCATATTCTTTTAGCTATTGTATTATATATATCATCCATTAGTTTCGCACAGAATTCAATTCAGCATGATAATTTTAATATAATCTCACCAATTAATAATCAAGTATTTTCATCTGGGAAGCGCGAAAGTATTTTGTGGTATAGTTCTGAAACTATTCTTTTAGATATTGAATATTCGGAAAATATTAATAATTGGGTAAAAATATTTAATAATATTAATTCAGATATTAGTTACATAGGATGGAAAGTTCCAAATAATTTATCGCAAAAAACAATTTCATTAAGGATTATAAATTCACATACAGGTAAAATAGTAGGAATTAGAAAAAATATTTTCATTCAAAATAATTTTAAATCAATTGAGTTACAAAAATCTAATTCTAATAGTAAAAAATTAAAGATATTGCCCCTTGGTAACTCAATTACTTTTGATAAAAGATCAAGACAAACAGATTTTAGAATACCAGAAGATAGAACAGGTTATAGATTACCATTATTTGTTCTTTTAACAAATAGAGGTATTACATTTGATTTTATCGGAAGTGAACATGCAGGGAGTAATTTCTTACCCTTGGGTTTTGAAGAAAATGCTGGATTCCCAGGGATTCGCGATTCTCAGTTAACAAATTTACTCCAAAGTGGAATTCTAAATATGAATCAGTATGGAATTTATGATACTTTGACAATTGGACCATATTTAGAAACTTATTTACCTGATATTATTTTATTACATATTGGTACAAATGGTAACGAACAATTAGATGGAATATTTTCAATTGATGAAGAAGAAATACTTGACGAAATAGCAAGAGTTGAAAATAAACTTGCAAAACCTATTAATGTTATTTTTTCGAGAATTATTGATCGTTCTCCAAATAAAAATTTTGTTAATACATTTAATAATAATGTTGAAAATATGATATTGGATAGAGTTTATAATCCATTAAATAATGCTTATCCCGACCTAATACATATGGTTGATATGGAAGATAGTGCAAAAATTATTTATGAAATCGATATCATGGGAACAATAGGGAATGGAATAAATGGAGATATGAATGATGAACTTCATCCAAACAATAAAGGCTATGCTAAAATGGCAAAAGTTTGGTTTGATGGTATAATAAATATCCTTCCAAAACTTAATGCTAGAGTCTTCCTCGAAGGTGCTTATTCCGGATTATCAAATATGCAAAGTAATAATAATTTTTTTGTTACAATTCCTCATGATCAACCATTTAAACTTTTCCCATGGTATTTTGATGGTACTGAACATGTAGCACAAATTCCGGAAAATGTAATTGATTGGGTTTTAGTTTCTTTACGTTCAGGTGAAACAAAATCATCAACCAAAGCACAACGTGCCGGATTCATTAAAGAAAATGGAACAATTGTAGATTTAGATGGGGAAAGTCCATTGGCATTTGTAGTTGATGAAGGAAGTTATTATGTGGTTGTTGAACACAGAAACCATTTGCCGATTATGAGTTCTGAAAAAGTTTTAATTCAACCTTAATTCAAAATCAAAATTCAAATCTAATTCCAAATGATGGAATTATTGGCCACAATAAAATTTCTTCTGAACTTGGTTTGCTTAAACCGGGATTGTCAAATTCATATCTTTGCACATTTTTAAAATTAAAAACATTACTAACATCTAAAAATGTATTGAGTCTAAATTTATTAAAAACAAAAATTTTACTAATTCTTAAATCAACTCTTTTGTAAGCCGGCAAATCTGCAGAATGAATTTCTCCGGATTTCCAATCCCAAATTCCGGTTTGCTCATCTTTAACAGCTGTTTTTGGAGTATAAGGAAAACCGCTTCCGTAATATGCTTTTAAACTCAAATTCCAATTATTTCCAAAAGCAAAATTTGTAACAAGAGAAATTGTATGAGTTTGATTTGTGTATCTTGGATATTCTCCATAATTATCATTTAACTTATTTTCATTGGCTTGCATATATCCATAACTAAGCCAGCCGTAAAAAAAATCATAATTTAAAATTGCATATAAATCTATGCCTTTAGAATTTCCAATTGCATCATTTTCCCTTGAATAAGTTAATCTTTCAAAAACTCCAAATTGTGATGAAATTAAATTGCTGTAATCTTTGTAATAAGTTTCAAGTTTAAGTTTGAAAAAATAATTATCGGCAAAATTAAATTGCTTTTCTAAACCTAAAATGTAATGAATTGATTTTTGCGATTGTGTATTTGTATCTGATGAAACTGAAGAAGAAAGTTGAGCATAAATTGGCGATTGATAAAAAAATCCCCACGCAGCTTTGAGCAAAGTACCGTCTTCAAATTTGTAAGCTGTATTTATTCTTGGCGAAAATGTTAATTCTTTGTTAATATCAAAATAGTCAATTCTTCCGCCAAGATTTACAGTTAACGAATTTGTAAAACTAAAAATATTTTCCAAATATGCTGCAAATTTATATGAACTAACATCAATTGGTTTTTCATTTCCATAAGAACCAATTCTTGTTAAAGTATCTTTTATTACGGGATTTGTATTATTGCGATTTCCAATGTAAGTCCAAAAATCATTTGCATTTTGTTCGTAATTAATATTTTGAAAACTGAATCCGTTTTGAATTTCATAAAATGAATTTAATTGATAATTCAATTCTGATTTGAACTCGAGAGTTTTAATTCGCAAACTATCATAAGTCAATCTAATTGTTTGAAGACTATCAAAGTTATTATAATTAATATTTTCAAATCTGTTAAACAATCTATTTTCTTCATCAATTTGATCATAATAAGAAATTTCAAAATTCAGTAAAGTTTTTGAGGACAAAATATTTTTACTTTTTACATCCAACAAAGTGCTGAAATAATTTGCAGTATTTATTTCATTTTCAATTTTGGTTGAATAAATTCTTTCCGGTTTGTAAGAAAAATCATCGCCGGCATGAATAAACTCAAACAGCAATTTATTTTTTGGAGAAAGTGAATATGAAACTACACCTTGCAAATCATAAAAAGATGGTTTTACAGATTTAATATCTTCGTAATCAATTAGAGAAAGAACATATTCCATATAACTTTTTCGCACACCAAAAATGAAAGAACTATTTTCTGAAATTGGTCCTTCGATATATCCATCTAAAAAAGCTAAACTTAAAGATGCTGCACCGGAATATTTTACTTTATTCCCTTCACGATATTCAATATTTAAAACCGAACTCATTTTATCGCCGTATTTTGCAGAAAATCCTCCGGTAATTATGTCGACTTTTTTCATCAAATCTACGTTGAAAATTCCAACACTTGCGTTTGCTGCTTCTTTAATATGGTAAGGTTCGTAAACTTGAGTTCCGTTAACTAAAACTAAATTTTCATCTTGATTTCCGCCGCGCACATTAAAATCAGCTTTGAATTCATTATTTACAACAACTCCCGGAAGAGCTTGTACAGATCTTAAAATATCCGGCATTGCAGAAGAAATTTCTCTTATTCTTTCGGATTGTAAAGATAAATTACTAAGCTGAGTTAATTCACTTGGGTTTAAAGAATTTGAAAAGACTGTAACTTCTTGAAGATTTATACTAATCGGATTAAGGAAGATAAAATTTATTTCATCACTTTTTAGATTTTCCAATTTTATTGTTGAAGTTTTGTAACCAACATAACTGAAAATTAATTCTGCCGATTGTGAATTAGCTTTAATCGAAAAATTTCCATCTGCATCAGAACTTGTGCCCAAAGAAGAATTGTTAACTCCAATATTTGCAAAGGGTAGTGGCTCATTAGTTTGCGAATCAAGAATAATTCCATTTATGAATATTGTAGAATCATTTGATTGTGCAATTTGAAAACTATTAAAAATTATAAATGCAAATATTCCGATTAAAAATTTCACAAAAATCCTTTTTCTTTTTATCAATTAGAAGAAAATATGAACTAAAAAATAAAACATTATCGGATAAAAACGATTTAAATCATTATTTATAAAATAAAATTTGACAAACATACATGAATGTATGTAAATTTGCATCAAAAATTTTTAGTTAAAATGAAAAAAACAAAAGAAGAAGCAGAATTTACAAAACTCCAAATTCAGAAAGTTGCAATAAAAGTTTTTATTAAAAACGGTTACAGTGCAACTCGTTTGGAGGATATTGCGTCTGAAGCAAATGTAACACGTGGAGCTATTTATCATTATTTCAAAAATAAGCGGGATATTCTTTTAGCAATTCATCAAAATAATAGAGAAAGAATTCAAAAAATTATTGATGAACTTGTCTATAAAGAAAAAGATCCGATTGAAATTATTCGCAAGGGATTTTTGCAAGTTTATGAACATTTTGAAAATGATGAAGATTTTAAAGATGTAGAAGAATTATTTTTTAAAATTGAATTTGCATCAATTATTCATCATGATGAAATAATTAGAGATTGTTTTCACAATGATTTGAAGAATCATAAGGACAGAATTTTTGAGATAATTAATAAAGGTCAACAAGAAAAAAAAATTAGAAAAGATATTAATGCAGAAAATCTTGCAATAATAATTATGACATTTCACTTAGGATTATCTATGCTTTGGTTTAAGCGAATAATGGATTTTCCTATAACTGAAATGGCAAAAAATCAAATTGAAGTTTTATTAAACGGAATTGCAATTAACAAATAATCTAAACAGAGGAATTAATGAAAAAAATTATTTTATTGTTTTCAGTAGTGCTAATCGGAATAAGTTTCTTTTCCGGTTGTGCAACAGAAAAAAAAGAAGCAAAAAATATGGAACAAATTTATAAGGAAGAAGGAATTCCGGTTAGAGTTAAAGAAGTTGTAAAATCTAATTTTACGAAAGAGCTTACTTACAATTCAATTTTATCCGGAATTGAAGAATCTTCTGCAAGCGCAAGCATGGGAGGAAGAATTGAAAAAGTTTTAACTAAAGTCGGCGATTTTGTAAAAAAAGATCAAATCCTTTTTACATTCCCAGCTGATGCTCCAGGAACTCAATATTTTCAAGCTCAATCAGCATATGAAAATGCAAAAAGTACTTATGAAAGGTACAAGACTTTGCATGATGTTGGCGGAGTTTCTGCACAAAATTTGGATAATGTAAAAACTCAATATGAAGTAAACAAAGCAAATTGGGAAACTGTTCGAAAAGTTGTAAATGTTCTTGCGCCAATAACCGGTTATGTAACAAAAGTTTCAGTTGTCGAATCTGAAGATGTAAAAAAAGAAACTATTCTTGCAACTGTTGCTGATTTACGCAAACTTAAAGCTAGCATTCAAGTTTCTGAAGAAGAAATAAATGATGTTAGAAAAGGTGGAAAAGCTTATGCAGAATGGCAAGGTTTGAAAATTTCCGGAATAATTTCACAAGTTGATATGGCAATGGATCCGATGACACAATCATTTAATGCAGATATAATTTTTGAAAATCCTAATGCTCAATTTAAGGCAGGAATTACCGCAGATATTACAATTGTGAATGAAGAAACTGGTTCAGAATCAATTACTCTTGAAAGAAAAGATTTAATTAAAAAAGGAAATGATTTTTATGTTTATGTTTTTCAAGATGGAAAATCTGTACTGAAAAAAGTTGAAGTTGGTAAATCAAGCGGTATTAATGTTGAAATATTATCGGGAATAAATGAATACGAAAAAGTTATAACAGAAGGTCAGACATTTTTAGATAACAACTCAAAAGTTAAGATTATTAATTAGGAGAACGTAATGAAAATTTCTGATTTATCTATAAATAGACCAATAATGATGAGCATGTTTTTATTGGTTCTGGTGCTGTTCGGAACAATTTCTTACTTTTCGCTAAAGTTGGATTTAATGCCGGATGTTGATATTCCATATGTAACAATTCAAACTATTTATCCAGGTGCTGGTCCTCAAGAAATTGAAACTCAAGTTTCGAAAAAAATAGAAGATGCTGTTTCATCTGTAAGTCAAATTAAATCATTAACTTCTTATTCTTTAGAAGGAGTTTCAATTGTTGTTGTTGAATTTGAACTTGATAAAGATATTGATATTGCAAATCAAGAAGTGAAAGATAATATTGATGGAATAATCAGCAATTTACCAACTGATATAAAAACTCCAGTAATTAAAAAAATTGATTTTGGTGCACAACCAGTAGTCGATTTGGTTATTTCTGGCGATAAATCTCCAATTGAACTTTATGAGATTGCCGAGAAAAAATTAAAAGATAGATTTTCTCAAATTGATGGTGTTGGAAATGTAAATATTCTCGGCGGTCAGCAGAGAGAAATTCGTGTTGAGCTTGATAATAGAATTGTATATCAAAATGTGCTTTCACTTCCACAATTAAATCAATTGCTAAGTGCAGAAAATATGGATATTCCTGGCGGACAAATTCAAAGGGAATCACAAGAATATTCTTCACGTGTAAAAGGAAAATTTTCTTCAATTGATGAAATGAAAAAACTCCAAATTCAAACTTTATTCGGACCAAAAGAATTAGGCAAATTGGCAAATGTAAAAGATGATGGGAAAGAAATAAGAATACGAAGTACATACTTAAATAACATTGCAAAAACCAAAGATGAAAATGTTGTATTCTTATCCTTAATTAAAGCTGCTGATGGAAATACTGTTGAACTTGCAAAATCAGTTTATGAACTTTTACCTCAATTAAAAGAAGAACTTCCAAAGGGAATTAATTTGGAAGTAATAACTGATAAATCAGAATTTATAAGTGCTTCTGTTGAAGACACACTTGGTAACATTTGGATGGGAATTATTCTTACAGCATTAGTACTTCTATTTTTCTTGCATGATATTCGTTCAACAATAATTGTTGCGTTATCAATGCCGTTTTCAATAATTTCTACATTTTTATTAATGGATTTATCCGGATTTTCTCTTAACGTAATGTCTTTGATGGGATTATCAACATCAATTGGAACTTTGGTTGCAAACTCAATTGTTGTTTTGGAAAATATTTTCCGTCATAAAGATATGGGCAACAATAGAAAGGAAGCCGCTGCAAAAGGAACTTCGGAAGTATTTGTTGCTGTAATTGCATCTACAATGACAAACATTGTTGTATTTGTACCGATTGCAAATATGTCAAGTTTAATTGGACAATTTTTTAGAGAATTTGCATTAACTGTAACTTTTGCAACAATATTTTCAATTGTTGTTTCTTTTACATTAACTCCAATGTTAGCATCATTGATATTGCCCGAACGTGATACAAAAAAACATAAAATTGGTGAAATGTTAGAAAAGATGTTTAAAAGTTGGGAAGTTACTTATAAAAAAATGTTAGCTGTTGTAATTAAAAATAGAGTAAATAGTGCAATCACAATTACAATATCCATTTTGTTTTTCTTTTTCAGTTTATTTGTTGCATCAAAATTAAGTTTTGAATTTATGCCGTCGCTGGATGAAGGAATGATAAATATTCAAGTTGAACTTCCGCAAGGATATAATTTGGAAGAAACTGCAAATTTATTGAATGAAACCGAAAAAAGAATAACATCACACAAAGAAGTTAAACATGTTCTTACTCAAATGGGAAAGATTAGCGATCTTGATCAAGGAACTAATATTGCGTTGATGAAAATTGAATTAGTTCCAGCAGAACAAAGATCAATTTCTACAAAAGATATGGTTAGTAATTATATGAGTGAATTATCAACAATTCCTAACGCTATGTTTAGAATATCTTCTGTACAAAGTGCCGGAAGCAGCGGTGAGCCACCAATTACATTTTTCTTAAAAGGTGTTGATAATTCTAAACTTGAAGAAATTAAACAAGATTTGTTTGCACGAATGAAAAATATTCCGGGATTAACAAATTTAAATACAAGCTCTCGTTCGGGAAAACCGGAAATTACTTTAATTCCAAAGAGAACAAAATTGGCAAATTCTGGATTAACAGTTTATGATTTGGCAATGACTTTGCGCGCTAGTATGGAAGGATTAACCACAACTAAATATTCTGAAAATGGTGAGGAATATGATATCCGCGTAACACTTGCCGATGAATCAGTTGATTCACCGGAAAAAATTGGAAACTTAACAATTGTTTCACGAGCTGGAAAATTTAAAATGAATCAACTTGCAGAAATTAATTTTACAGATGGATACAGCAGAATCTTACATCGTGATAAAGCAAAAACAATACAATTTACGGGAGATGTTGCAACCGGTTATGCACTCGGTGATATAACAAATTCAATAGAAAATGAAATTGAAAAAACAAATTTACCAAACGGATATTCAGTTAAATGGTCCGGTGCTGCAGAAATGATGGGCCAAGCAATAATGGATATGGGTTTTGCATTTATGATTGCATTTATTTTAACATTTATGCTCTTAGCTGCAATTTTGGAAAGTATTACACAACCGATGATGATTTTGGGCACAATTCCACTTGCACTTATTGGTGTGTTTTTAGCAATGTATATTTCGGGATTAAATTTAAGCGTTATGGCAATGCTTGCAATAGTTATGTTAATTGGTATTGTGGTAAACAATGCAATTTTAATTTTAGATTATACAAATGTTTTTATCAAAAAAGGAATGTCCGTTAAAGAAGCTTTATTGGAAGCAGCACCTACAAAATTAAAACCAATATTAATGTCAACAATTGCAATTGTTCTTGGTATGGCTCCTATGGCTTTGGGAATTGGTTCTGCCGGAAAAGAATTTAGACAGCCAATCGGCGTTGTAAGTATTGGCGGATTAATTGTTTCCGGAATTTTAACAATGTACATAATACCAGCTGTTTTGGAATTAGTTCACAGAGAAAAAAAAGTTGTTGAGGTAAAAAATGAAAAATAAATTATTAATAATATTCACATTTATTTTTGCCGCAAAATTTAATGCGCAAACTTATGATATAAATTCTTTTTTGGATTTAGTGAAAAAAAATAATAAAGATATTCAAATTGCCATTAAAGATTTGGAAATTGCTGAAACTCAAGATGCGCAAGCTAGAGCTAATGCTTATCCACAAATTTCTGCAAAAGCTGGTTATAATAGAAATTTAAAAGATGCATTTTTATTTGTTGATTTTGGTTCATTGATGGGTGAATCAACCGGAGCTCCATCAAAATTTAAAATTAATTATAAGAACGAATTTAGTGCACAAGCAATTGTATCTCAGCAAGTATTCAATTTTTCTGTTTTCAATGCAATTAAAGCAGCTGAACAATATCAGAAATTGACTGATTATGTTTTTGATGCAACTCTGCAAGGAATTCTTAACGGAAGTAAAAAAGCTTTTTATCAAACTTTATTATTAAAGAAAGTTCATGAAGTGAATAAAGAAGCTACTAAAAATGCAGAAGAAAATTATTTACTTATGAAAAAGAAGTATGATACCGGACTTGCTTCGGAATTTGAAATGCTTCAAGCAGAAGTTCGTTGGCAAAATAATATTCCTTTGGTTACACAATCGGAAAGAAATTATAATTTGGCTGTTAATAGTTTGAAATTATTAGCTGGATTAAAACCAGAGGAAAATTTTGAAATTATTGGTGAGCTCAACAAAGTTGAAGATAAACCTCAAATGTTAGAACTTCAAGATGTTTTAATAAATCGTCCGGATTATAATGCTTTGCTTTGGGAAAAGAATTTACGCGAGACAAATGTTGATGTTGAATATTCTGGTCATTTACCTTCACTTTACGCAAGTTTTGCATATCAATTTTCTTCGCAATCTGATTATTTTCAATTTGATAGAGTTAATAATTATTTAATTGCCGGATTGACTTTGAACATTCCAATATTTACCGGATGGAATACAAGTGCAAAAGTTCAAAAGGCAAGAATTGAAGCTGAGCAATCTGAATTAAAATTATCAAAAACTGAAAATGAAATTTTTATTCAAATTAAAAATTTGGATTTAAAATTGAAAGAAGCTGAAAACAGAATTGTATCTGCAGAAACAACTTTTAAAATTGCAAAAAAAGCATTTGATATTGCGAAAATAAGTTCGGAAAATGGATTAGCAACTCAGTTGGAATTGAAAGATGCAAGTGTTGGTTATGATCAAGCTCAGCTTAATTATTTTGCTGCAATTTATGAATATTTAGAATCTTATTTTGATTGGGAATTAGCTGTTGGAATTACAAAATAGTTAACCATTATTTTTACTAAATAAAGGACTGAAGTTAACTTTAAAAAATCAGTCCTTTTTCTATTTTTATCGGAACAAAGTTTTAGTAGTTTTGTAATAGAATGAACTCACACATCATTTATTGGAGTAACTTTGCAAATCACAATTCAAGATAAAAGTAATTATTTTAGAGGGCTTTTAGTTTTAGTTGGGCAAGACAGAATAATTCACAATGAAGAAAAAAATAAAATATTAAATCTTGGTAAACTTTTCGGATTTGAAGAAAATTTTGTTAATGAATCTATAAATAATTTACTCGAAAATAATTTTATAAATTTTGAACCACCGAAATTTTCATCAAAAAAAATTGCACAAAAATTTATTAAAGATGCTGTAAGCATTGCTTTAATTGATGATGATCTTCATTTGCATGAATTGCAATGGATTAAAAGTGCAATAGAAATTAATAATGTTGAACAAGATTATTTTGAAAGTTTGTTAAAAAATAATTCTAACACTTCTTCTGATATTTCTTTTGAAATATCAGAATTGGTTAAGTAAAATTAAAATAGTTTAGGAAAGGAATCATAATGTCATTTACTTTAGAATTGGGTAAAATAGCCCCGGATTTTTTTCTTCCGGCAACAGATGGAAAAAATTATTCTTTATCACAATTTACAGATGAATATTTAGTAATATTTTTCACATGTAATCATTGTCCTTATGTTATTAACTCTGATGAAATTACAAGAAATACCGCAGAAAAATTTGCTGAGAAAAATGTAAGATTTGTTGGAATAAATTCTAACAGTAAAAATACTTACGCAGAAGATAGTTTTGAAAATATGATAATTAGAATGAATGAGAAAAATTTTCCGTGGATTTATTTGCGTGATGAAACTCAAGAAATAGCAATAAAATACGGTGCTTTACGCACTCCACATTTTTTCGTTTTTGATAAAGAGAGAAAATTACAATATACGGGAAGGGGAGTTGATAATCCGAGAAATCCACAATTAATTACAAGTAATGATTTAGAAAATGCGCTTGATGAATTAACAAGCGGAAATGAAATTACAAAAAAAATAACAAATCCAATTGGCTGTAACGTAAAGTGGGATGGAAAAGATCCGCACTGGATGCCGCCGGATGCTTGCGATTTAGTTTTCTAATAAATTACTTTTTTACTTCATAAACTTCTGAAGTTTGGCTTTCATCTTTTTTGATAATTTCCACAGAAAATTTTGCCATAACTCCAGCTAAAACTCCTATAAGCGTTATATATGGCGCAGCTAAAGATCCAATTGCGCCAACTAAAAGTGGAACCTCCAAATATTTTTCTCCATGTTGATCTCTAACAATAATTCGTCTCAAATTTCCTTCTTTAATTAAGTCTTCAATTTTTGATAAAAACTCATTAAAATTCATTTGGAATGTATTTGCCATTTTGTTTTCTCCCTTTTGTTATTAGATGCTTAAAAAATACATTTTGTTCCATTTTGTTAAAGAAATTTCTATATTTCTTCAAAATAAAAATTTAAATGACAACTTATCTTAAAATAATCAATTTTGTTTTACTTTTAATCTATTCCACTTATGTTTTTAGAACTGCATTACCATTGCTGGATTATTTAATAAATTATACTTTTATCATAACTGAACTTTGTGAACAAAAAGATAATTTGGATAATATGTGTATGGGTAAATGTCATCTTCAGAAAGAAATGAAAAAACAAGTCGATACGGAAAGTAAACAAAAACAATTTGTTATTTTAGAGAAGTTTAAAATTGATCACATTTCATTTTCACAACATCAAAATAGGTTAAATCCAACATTTATAAATTTTATCAAAATTGATTGTACTTTTTCTAATTTCTTAAATATTGAACCATTATCACCTCCACCCAAATTTTCTTCTTTTAGTTAATAAAATAAAAAATCAAATGATTTACTTTACAAAGTTCATTAAAAATTGAAATTTTGTTTTTAAGATTTTGTGCAATTTGTTTTAAAAATTTATTTGATGAGAAATAATTAACTCAGAGAGGATAAA
The nucleotide sequence above comes from Ignavibacteriota bacterium. Encoded proteins:
- a CDS encoding TonB-dependent receptor, with amino-acid sequence MKFLIGIFAFIIFNSFQIAQSNDSTIFINGIILDSQTNEPLPFANIGVNNSSLGTSSDADGNFSIKANSQSAELIFSYVGYKTSTIKLENLKSDEINFIFLNPISINLQEVTVFSNSLNPSELTQLSNLSLQSERIREISSAMPDILRSVQALPGVVVNNEFKADFNVRGGNQDENLVLVNGTQVYEPYHIKEAANASVGIFNVDLMKKVDIITGGFSAKYGDKMSSVLNIEYREGNKVKYSGAASLSLAFLDGYIEGPISENSSFIFGVRKSYMEYVLSLIDYEDIKSVKPSFYDLQGVVSYSLSPKNKLLFEFIHAGDDFSYKPERIYSTKIENEINTANYFSTLLDVKSKNILSSKTLLNFEISYYDQIDEENRLFNRFENINYNNFDSLQTIRLTYDSLRIKTLEFKSELNYQLNSFYEIQNGFSFQNINYEQNANDFWTYIGNRNNTNPVIKDTLTRIGSYGNEKPIDVSSYKFAAYLENIFSFTNSLTVNLGGRIDYFDINKELTFSPRINTAYKFEDGTLLKAAWGFFYQSPIYAQLSSSVSSDTNTQSQKSIHYILGLEKQFNFADNYFFKLKLETYYKDYSNLISSQFGVFERLTYSRENDAIGNSKGIDLYAILNYDFFYGWLSYGYMQANENKLNDNYGEYPRYTNQTHTISLVTNFAFGNNWNLSLKAYYGSGFPYTPKTAVKDEQTGIWDWKSGEIHSADLPAYKRVDLRISKIFVFNKFRLNTFLDVSNVFNFKNVQRYEFDNPGLSKPSSEEILLWPIIPSFGIRFEF
- a CDS encoding TetR family transcriptional regulator, whose translation is MKKTKEEAEFTKLQIQKVAIKVFIKNGYSATRLEDIASEANVTRGAIYHYFKNKRDILLAIHQNNRERIQKIIDELVYKEKDPIEIIRKGFLQVYEHFENDEDFKDVEELFFKIEFASIIHHDEIIRDCFHNDLKNHKDRIFEIINKGQQEKKIRKDINAENLAIIIMTFHLGLSMLWFKRIMDFPITEMAKNQIEVLLNGIAINK
- a CDS encoding efflux RND transporter periplasmic adaptor subunit — encoded protein: MKKIILLFSVVLIGISFFSGCATEKKEAKNMEQIYKEEGIPVRVKEVVKSNFTKELTYNSILSGIEESSASASMGGRIEKVLTKVGDFVKKDQILFTFPADAPGTQYFQAQSAYENAKSTYERYKTLHDVGGVSAQNLDNVKTQYEVNKANWETVRKVVNVLAPITGYVTKVSVVESEDVKKETILATVADLRKLKASIQVSEEEINDVRKGGKAYAEWQGLKISGIISQVDMAMDPMTQSFNADIIFENPNAQFKAGITADITIVNEETGSESITLERKDLIKKGNDFYVYVFQDGKSVLKKVEVGKSSGINVEILSGINEYEKVITEGQTFLDNNSKVKIIN
- a CDS encoding efflux RND transporter permease subunit, which encodes MKISDLSINRPIMMSMFLLVLVLFGTISYFSLKLDLMPDVDIPYVTIQTIYPGAGPQEIETQVSKKIEDAVSSVSQIKSLTSYSLEGVSIVVVEFELDKDIDIANQEVKDNIDGIISNLPTDIKTPVIKKIDFGAQPVVDLVISGDKSPIELYEIAEKKLKDRFSQIDGVGNVNILGGQQREIRVELDNRIVYQNVLSLPQLNQLLSAENMDIPGGQIQRESQEYSSRVKGKFSSIDEMKKLQIQTLFGPKELGKLANVKDDGKEIRIRSTYLNNIAKTKDENVVFLSLIKAADGNTVELAKSVYELLPQLKEELPKGINLEVITDKSEFISASVEDTLGNIWMGIILTALVLLFFLHDIRSTIIVALSMPFSIISTFLLMDLSGFSLNVMSLMGLSTSIGTLVANSIVVLENIFRHKDMGNNRKEAAAKGTSEVFVAVIASTMTNIVVFVPIANMSSLIGQFFREFALTVTFATIFSIVVSFTLTPMLASLILPERDTKKHKIGEMLEKMFKSWEVTYKKMLAVVIKNRVNSAITITISILFFFFSLFVASKLSFEFMPSLDEGMINIQVELPQGYNLEETANLLNETEKRITSHKEVKHVLTQMGKISDLDQGTNIALMKIELVPAEQRSISTKDMVSNYMSELSTIPNAMFRISSVQSAGSSGEPPITFFLKGVDNSKLEEIKQDLFARMKNIPGLTNLNTSSRSGKPEITLIPKRTKLANSGLTVYDLAMTLRASMEGLTTTKYSENGEEYDIRVTLADESVDSPEKIGNLTIVSRAGKFKMNQLAEINFTDGYSRILHRDKAKTIQFTGDVATGYALGDITNSIENEIEKTNLPNGYSVKWSGAAEMMGQAIMDMGFAFMIAFILTFMLLAAILESITQPMMILGTIPLALIGVFLAMYISGLNLSVMAMLAIVMLIGIVVNNAILILDYTNVFIKKGMSVKEALLEAAPTKLKPILMSTIAIVLGMAPMALGIGSAGKEFRQPIGVVSIGGLIVSGILTMYIIPAVLELVHREKKVVEVKNEK
- a CDS encoding TolC family protein — translated: MKNKLLIIFTFIFAAKFNAQTYDINSFLDLVKKNNKDIQIAIKDLEIAETQDAQARANAYPQISAKAGYNRNLKDAFLFVDFGSLMGESTGAPSKFKINYKNEFSAQAIVSQQVFNFSVFNAIKAAEQYQKLTDYVFDATLQGILNGSKKAFYQTLLLKKVHEVNKEATKNAEENYLLMKKKYDTGLASEFEMLQAEVRWQNNIPLVTQSERNYNLAVNSLKLLAGLKPEENFEIIGELNKVEDKPQMLELQDVLINRPDYNALLWEKNLRETNVDVEYSGHLPSLYASFAYQFSSQSDYFQFDRVNNYLIAGLTLNIPIFTGWNTSAKVQKARIEAEQSELKLSKTENEIFIQIKNLDLKLKEAENRIVSAETTFKIAKKAFDIAKISSENGLATQLELKDASVGYDQAQLNYFAAIYEYLESYFDWELAVGITK
- a CDS encoding TerB family tellurite resistance protein yields the protein MQITIQDKSNYFRGLLVLVGQDRIIHNEEKNKILNLGKLFGFEENFVNESINNLLENNFINFEPPKFSSKKIAQKFIKDAVSIALIDDDLHLHELQWIKSAIEINNVEQDYFESLLKNNSNTSSDISFEISELVK
- a CDS encoding thioredoxin family protein, whose product is MSFTLELGKIAPDFFLPATDGKNYSLSQFTDEYLVIFFTCNHCPYVINSDEITRNTAEKFAEKNVRFVGINSNSKNTYAEDSFENMIIRMNEKNFPWIYLRDETQEIAIKYGALRTPHFFVFDKERKLQYTGRGVDNPRNPQLITSNDLENALDELTSGNEITKKITNPIGCNVKWDGKDPHWMPPDACDLVF
- a CDS encoding DUF4342 domain-containing protein, which encodes MANTFQMNFNEFLSKIEDLIKEGNLRRIIVRDQHGEKYLEVPLLVGAIGSLAAPYITLIGVLAGVMAKFSVEIIKKDESQTSEVYEVKK